The Heliorestis convoluta genome includes the window ATTTTTCACCAAGCAGAAAAGAACCTCAACCTTCGCAGTATGGTACCTGCAACGGTTGAGGTTCTTTGTTGCCTGATTTGAATTGCCTATTTCAAGCCAGCCAAACTTGCACCCTTTTCAAAAAATCGTTCTACTTTTTTCTCTACAGCCGAATCGGGTACTAAAGGCGGTGCATGATGTGGTTTGGTGCGTACATCAAGAATGACATTGTCACAGCCCCAGTGTTTGTATTTATAGAAGCTATTGACGCCATAAATATCATGAGAAGGATTGCTACGCGTAAAGGTCACCCAGAGGAAATTTGAGATAGAGTCGCTGATATAGTTGCTATCATCACACACTACGATCATGGGGCAAGAAGAGAGGGAACCTTTCTTTTGAATCGCTGTTGTTAGTTCTTTGATTTCTATATCAGCCTTTTCATAGGTTGTGAAGGCAGGTCCTTCTAAAGCAACCACACCGGGCATGACCCAGCGTGGATTGGAAAAGTCACTTTTTTCTTTTACTTTTTCTAACTCCCTAAGCTCTTTAGGCACTTCTTTACATAAGTCACGCTTCTTATCGCCGTACGCTGCAAAGATAACCTTGCTACCTCTGTTTAGACCTGTACCTGTGTAGTCTAAAGTATCAATGGTCGTATTCGTTTGAAAGTGAATGTCTCTCTGCAGATCTATTCTCTCTAATATATAAGTTAAAAAATCAACTTCCTTATGGGTATCTAAAGGTATCTGGTCTTCTGCCGTTATAAATAAATACTTGGCCAAGCTCAGTTGACCTGTCCCTAAAATCCGGTTGGCAATGGTGAGAAGCTCTGCTGGTTCCTTTACTTCTTGATAAGGCGTATAGCGCTCACTGCCAATGGCAAAAAGCAAAGGATGGACGCCAGCGGCGTCAACAGCATGAACTTCTTTGACACCTGGAATTTCTTGCTGGATGGCATCGCCTGTTAGTTCATGAATCAAAGCACCGAATGAAGTATCTTCCTGCGGTGGACGACCGACAACAGTAAAAGGCCAGATAGCATTATTTTTCGCATAGACTTTGTGGACTCTCATGAGTGGAAAAGGATGGGTAAGACTGTAGTAGCCTAAATGATCGCCAAAAGGCCCTTCAGGCTTTGTTTCCCCTGGGTGAATTTCACCAGTTATTACAAAATCAGCATCATGACTAATACAATAGCCATCGACATAGCTATAGCGAAAACGACGACCGGCTAGCATGCCAGCAAAGGTCATTTCACTTAAGCCTTCCGGCAAAGGCATGACGGCCGACAAGGTATGAGCCGGAGGGCCACCAATAAATATGCTGACTTTCAAGGGCTCTCCTTTTCTTCTTGCTTTTTCTTGATGAACACCAATCCCGCGATGAATCTGATAATGCATGCCGATTTCTTGATTCAGTTTATAGTCATTGCCATCGAGTTGCACTCGGTACATACCCAAATTGGCGTTCATAATGCCTGGTTTCTCAGGATCTTCACTGTAGACTTGCGGTAACGTAATAAAAGCGCCTCCGTCCTTGGGCCAATGGTGGATCAACGGTAGATCCGAAATGGAAATTTCTTGGAAGGAAGCAGGCAAAGCCGACTTTTTTAAGGGCAACGCTTTAGAAGCGGCCAAACCTGTACGAATCTGTGCAAAAGGGTTTTTCAGCGCTTTGAAAGGATCATTGCGCAGAGCAATGACGCTTTGTGTTGTTTCCCATGTTTTTCGGAAAATATATTTACTTCTCTCTACTGTACCAAAAAGATTGGAAAGGGCCCGGTATTTGGAACCTTTAACCTTTTCAAATAACAAAGCTGGTCCGCCCGCTTCGTAGACTTTCAGGTGAATGGCGGCCATTTCAAGATAGGGATCTACTTCTTCACGAATACGAATTAAGTGACCTTCTTTTTCTAGATCTATGATGGTTTCTTCTAAATTTCGATACATTGATTTAGCTCCTAGTTTTCTCCATAATATTTTTTATCTTTTCTCTATTCTTCGTCATCATTCTTTTAATACCCTTCTTAACCAATCATGCCCGCTCGGGCACAACCATTTGATGAAAATAGTTGCCAAGCAAAAACGTCCCTGTGACACACAGGCTTACTTACGATAGAGTAACCTCGTAGAGGGGCCAGGTCATCACGCTTTCCTCCGCTCTGGACTGGTCCCACGCTGTTACCGCCAGCAAGCTGGCGACAGCTGAGGTCCCAAGTCCCGCTCCGGAAAGCGTGATGCCCTGGCCCAGAGGGTTTTTGCTGATTGTTACTCCCGTTGGCATTGCTTTGCGTAACTTTCTTCTATACGCAACTACCTATTGTATTTGCAATGCAATGGGCCAAAACTCAGTCACAACCAAGAAGATGTATCTGGGTCAGGCGTTATGACTTCCTGGAGAGAGGACTTCAGACCTCAGCCATCGGCAGCTTGCTGCCGCTCATGGCGTGGGATGAGTCCGTTCGGAAGGAAGTCATAACGCCTGACCCCACCACAGGGTAGCTATTTTCGTACCAAACGAAAGGCCCCAGCAAATATTCTTTCCAAAAAATACTACATGAAAAATCTAAAGAGAAGACACTCTTTTATCGATAACAACTATAGCAGATCTTTAGTCCCTCTATAGCATTTTCTCATCATTCTCTTGCGTAAAAAAACACAAACATGAAGCCCTATCACAAAAACCATAGTCTCCCCCAAGAAAGCAAAAAGGGTCTTGCTGTGACGATCTAACAGCATTATATACTCAAAAAAGCGACAAGTAAGGCTATAGACCAAACATCCGAGGAGGTTGATCAAAGTCCTATAAAGACATCGTAAAAATCTTGATCCCATCACATGGTTCCAAGGCTGACAAAAATTTCATAAGTAACGGATGAAGATGAGCTTCGTCTTCACTGAAAGACCCTTTTTCTCCTTCTTAAGAAAAAGGGTCTTTCTTTCCCCCAAGATCGATCACAAAAAAGAGGTGCCAATATGAGCAAAATCACTCAAACCAAAAGACTAACAACAATCCTACTCATTTTCTTTTTTTCAGCAAGCCTCTTTCCCATTTCTGCCTTTTCTCAAGACATTACGATAAAAGCCATCTTTTATAAGGCTCAGCCTAGAGGAAATCCTATAACGGTTGATTTTGTTGGTACCAACCTAGGGGATATCAACCTGAATGAGATGCGTTTAGTCAGGGGGACTCACAGCTACCCTCTCTATAATACAAGCAGAGAAAATATAGGAGGCAATGAATTCAAAATCCGAGGCACCGTCGGGATCGACACAGCCATCGGTGAAAATGAAAAACTAGACCTCGTCTTAGGGCAAACTATAACCATCCCCCAGATTTTTCACTACCGATATACCAACGTCCCTAATACCTACTTTTCTCCCTCTTATGCCAGACCCAATGAACGCCAAAGAATCGATATTACAGCAGACGCTTTTATAAGAAATTCGGGGCAAGATCCTATCAGAAACGTGATTATTACAGCAAAAGATCAGGAACTACATCAGTACAGCCTCTCGCAAGAAATATCCCATGCAGATATTGACAGCGCTTTGCAAAACAACCCCAATCAAGCCTATTACTGGCGAGATGGCAACGGAATCTATAAAATCTCTCTCTTAAGCCCCGCCTTGCCCCAGAGCTCCGACAACATTATGAACATTCATCTCAAAAGAACGATGACCTTTCAAAGTACAGAAATCGAAGAAGTAATAACAATACCGGGTGACTTTTACATATACAACCCCGAAGGGCAAGTGCCTCAAATTACTGAAATAACTGCAAAGCCCTTATCTGATCTAGCCATAGGCAACCAGATTTCCGTCCAAACAGGCGCACAAATCGAAGTTATTGTAAGTGGAGAAGACTTATATAACAACCAAGACAACTGGGATACTATAAAACTTCTGATCAAAGGAAGACCTTTCGGTCCAATTAAGAAACCTGATGACAAAGGTAAGATTCACTTTGCCATTCCCGCCAACTCCAACTTAGCTACAAGCTATGAAGTTGTCGATGCGACCCTACTTCGTGATGACGGTGCTCTGACAGATCCTTTTCCCATTACCCTTTGGGCCGACCCCTATCACCGCTATCGCAACACCTTAGAGATCATACCAGACTCTACAGCAGGCCTCGTCGAAGACGTACAGGACGAAACCCCCTTTTATTGGCTAGAATCAGGAAAAAGGCAAAGATTCAAAATCGAGGCTAAAGACATTCCCGGCTTTACCGGAGCCAACCAGGTCTTCCGCGATCTGGTCCAAAACTGGGATACAGTGAAAGACCAAGTACAAATCACCATCGGTACAACCAAGCTCACCATTCTGGACGTACAAAATTCTCACATACAAGTAGAAACACCAGGATACTTGCCCATTACCAATGAACTAGAGACAATCATCATAAGCTCACCCTGGGGTAGAAGCCCTGTAGATCGAAAAGTCAAAGTTTTCAGCGCTTACAATGAACCCGAAATTATTGATGTAAGCCCACGCACAGTTTCACGAAAGGTCAATCAATTTGCTTTAGAAGTAAAAGCAAGAAACATAGGACCTAACAGCACCCTGCGTCTCGAAAGAACCATAAACAATACCTTGGAAGTCTTAGAACCATCTGTCCTAGCCTTCCAAGCAGGCGATGAAAGTGGAGAAACCATTCTAAGAGCAACTTTCACAACCGATCAAGGAAACTTTCAAAAAGCGCCTAGCGACTGGAATGTGGTCGTGATTACAGGCGCAGGTGAGGTTTCCATCCAAAAAGTCGAGAAATTCAAAGTGGAAAAAAGCACAAATAGCAAAGGGATAGACCAATTCAACGTTATTGGCGGTTTCCGCTTTGTAAGTGCCCCTCATTTTCCAGCCTTACACCAACCAGGTCAACCGATTTCCATCGGCGTAGACTACCTGAATAAACTAAAAAGTACTGTCATCACACCCTACAAGGTACCCGACAAAGCCCTCAATCAATACGGTGGTCACATTATCACCCTTACAGGTGCATCTAACTTTTTCCAATTCTGGCATGAAGAAAATCAGACTCCAAAACTGTATCATCCCCAAGTATTAATTCACTGGGAGCAAGCAGGCGAAGATATCTGGGTTCCTTCTACAGAAGTCTTTCTAGAGCACCCGAATGATCCACTACAAGAAGAATCACTGGTAAACCAGAAAATTCATTTTCGTTTGCCCGATCTTACAACTGCACAAGCAAGCTTCCCTCAAGATGGCTGGGTGAACATAGCGATTGAGAACCTGGACAATCAAAGAGTCATCATTCCCAAGGCCCTCAAGATCGAAAGCACTTTAGGCAGGATCGAGTTGCCTGATTTTCAAATCACGCCAACAGCAATGCCAGACCTACGGGGGCGCATGGCCAGCATTACCCAGGGCAGAAACCTCAACCAAGTTACCAACCTATTTATGGGGTTTTACCCCGCTGAGCAACTCTTTATCAATCAGCATGACGACACAATGCTTCAATTTACAACAACTCAGCAAACCTATCGAGACGATGAATATAACAGCAACGGACAACGGTATCCTCGAACCAAGCCACTCACCTTGATCTTTGCCGATGGAAGAGCCTACTACGACAATACAAAAGCAAACCTAACCTTTGTCGAACAAAGGCTTACTCAACCCACCATAGAAAAAATACTCCCCGCTTACAGTTCCTACAACTCTGACCATAAACCAACCATCTTCATTCAGGGTGAAAACTTTCTCTCCCCAGAAGTAAGGCAAGGTGAAAGAGGAACAGGCACCCGTACTTTGCAAGAAATATGGCTAAACAACAAGCAAGTCTGGCCACCGAACGGGGAAAACAACCTAACAAGCGAAGAAAAACCACAAGTTTACCGACTTACCAAAGAGGGAATCACAAAAGACTACATCGCCTTCACAATGCCGAATATCAACTTTGACATGCCTGATCGAGAGATCGAACGTCAATTGCGAACAGACATGACTCTTTTTCTCATCTTCAACGATGAAACAGCGTACCAAGAAAAAGCCGTCTCCCTATTCAGAAGCGACGAACGCCTTCAACTGGAAAAAATCGTCCCCCTTACGGGACCAGAAGGTTTCTCCATGCCTCTATCCATAGAAGGCAAAGGATTTCGTGCAGAAGGGCAACTCCCAGAAGTTTACATCGGAGGCTTGCCCGCCACGAACATTACAGTGTCAGAAAACGGAACCATACTTTCTTTCAAAACACCTCCCTTACCAAGAGGAGAATACAAGATCACCGTCGCCAACCCAATAACCAAAGATGTCCTCACCTACAAAGAACCTTATAAAGTAAAAGCAGGGCAAGACACCGGTGACCCACAGATCACCGGCGTACTCATTGACGGAAAAGCAAGCACAGAAGCGCAACTTCGCTCCACCGGTGGACAACGAATCCGCATTGAAGGTGCTCAATTCGTCGTCAACGAAAACCCTCGCCAACTGCCTGAATTGTACTTACAAAACATCCTGATCGATGAGACCTATCTCATTACACCATCGGCCGACGCCATCTTCGAGCACGGCGTCATCGAATTTTACGCACCGCCCTTAGATGTATCTAGAATCGACAGAACGACAGAAGCAACCTTATTGCTCATTCGTAAAGCTGATGCCCGCAGCGTCTCACACCAGCTAAAGCTGATGACTTCATCACCCGTCATCACCTCTGTAGCCCCACCGGGTATCAAAGTCGCAGAACCAGGTCGAACAGAAGCTATCTACATCTACGGATCAGACCTCTATGAAGGCATGACAGCAAGCTTTTATGACAGCACCAACAACCTCATTGTGCAGGTTCCTCAAGAACGAGTGATTGCTGAAACCTTTAACAGCGATACCCGGCCGAGCCAAGCTGTCTTTAGGGTCGAATTTACCCATGAAGACCTCGAAAAATTTCAACAAGCTTACAGCCCCAACCCAAACCGCAATTATATAGACTTGCGCATTAAAAATAGCGACGGCAAAACAACAGAACGTCAAAAAGCCTTCATCCTGTTCCAAGAAGGTGCTGTCCCTGAAATTCTGGAGATTACAACAGATCAACCGAATCAATATGCCGAGCCCAATCGTGCTTCCTCCGCAGGAGGTGCCTTAACGAAGATACGTGTCGGCAACGTCATACCAGAATACTACGAAGACAAGAGCTACTGGCCCATCTTCTACTTCGGCGGCATCCCTGCAGAGACCCTAGGCTATGAGAAAGATAACAACAACTTGGGCGAAGCCATCTGGCAGGTCAAAGTACCTACCTATCCCTGGCCCGATCAAGCCATTGGGGAGCAAGCTTGGCAAGTCGATATCAAAGTTGTCAATACTTTCTACCTGACCCACAGTGAAAAAGAAAAAGCCTTTACCTACACCCACTCGTACGAAACCATTCGGCTCGAGAAGATTACACCCAATCAGTATCAGTACCAACAAGGAAAAATCATGGAAGCTACCATTACAGCAAGACCACGGCGCCCTGGAGAAACAAATATTACAGCAGGTTTTTTGAAAATAGGCGATCAGTATCCTGAAGTCTACTTTGGCAGTCAAAAAGCACAGATCGTCGACAAGAACCCCAGCCAACCTTGGCCTAGAACGGAACTAACGGTGATTGTGCCACAAGGAAAAGTAGGCACTGTAGACCTTCGTGTTTCTAATCCTAGTGGTTCAGAAGGAATTTTACCGCAAGCCTTTACATACCTACAATCAAAGCCAACCATAGAAACCATCGTACCCTGTGGTATCGATGTCGAACAAGAAAACCATATCTATCTGCAAGGCAAAGACTTTCAA containing:
- a CDS encoding UbiD family decarboxylase; the encoded protein is MYRNLEETIIDLEKEGHLIRIREEVDPYLEMAAIHLKVYEAGGPALLFEKVKGSKYRALSNLFGTVERSKYIFRKTWETTQSVIALRNDPFKALKNPFAQIRTGLAASKALPLKKSALPASFQEISISDLPLIHHWPKDGGAFITLPQVYSEDPEKPGIMNANLGMYRVQLDGNDYKLNQEIGMHYQIHRGIGVHQEKARRKGEPLKVSIFIGGPPAHTLSAVMPLPEGLSEMTFAGMLAGRRFRYSYVDGYCISHDADFVITGEIHPGETKPEGPFGDHLGYYSLTHPFPLMRVHKVYAKNNAIWPFTVVGRPPQEDTSFGALIHELTGDAIQQEIPGVKEVHAVDAAGVHPLLFAIGSERYTPYQEVKEPAELLTIANRILGTGQLSLAKYLFITAEDQIPLDTHKEVDFLTYILERIDLQRDIHFQTNTTIDTLDYTGTGLNRGSKVIFAAYGDKKRDLCKEVPKELRELEKVKEKSDFSNPRWVMPGVVALEGPAFTTYEKADIEIKELTTAIQKKGSLSSCPMIVVCDDSNYISDSISNFLWVTFTRSNPSHDIYGVNSFYKYKHWGCDNVILDVRTKPHHAPPLVPDSAVEKKVERFFEKGASLAGLK
- a CDS encoding IPT/TIG domain-containing protein; the protein is MSKITQTKRLTTILLIFFFSASLFPISAFSQDITIKAIFYKAQPRGNPITVDFVGTNLGDINLNEMRLVRGTHSYPLYNTSRENIGGNEFKIRGTVGIDTAIGENEKLDLVLGQTITIPQIFHYRYTNVPNTYFSPSYARPNERQRIDITADAFIRNSGQDPIRNVIITAKDQELHQYSLSQEISHADIDSALQNNPNQAYYWRDGNGIYKISLLSPALPQSSDNIMNIHLKRTMTFQSTEIEEVITIPGDFYIYNPEGQVPQITEITAKPLSDLAIGNQISVQTGAQIEVIVSGEDLYNNQDNWDTIKLLIKGRPFGPIKKPDDKGKIHFAIPANSNLATSYEVVDATLLRDDGALTDPFPITLWADPYHRYRNTLEIIPDSTAGLVEDVQDETPFYWLESGKRQRFKIEAKDIPGFTGANQVFRDLVQNWDTVKDQVQITIGTTKLTILDVQNSHIQVETPGYLPITNELETIIISSPWGRSPVDRKVKVFSAYNEPEIIDVSPRTVSRKVNQFALEVKARNIGPNSTLRLERTINNTLEVLEPSVLAFQAGDESGETILRATFTTDQGNFQKAPSDWNVVVITGAGEVSIQKVEKFKVEKSTNSKGIDQFNVIGGFRFVSAPHFPALHQPGQPISIGVDYLNKLKSTVITPYKVPDKALNQYGGHIITLTGASNFFQFWHEENQTPKLYHPQVLIHWEQAGEDIWVPSTEVFLEHPNDPLQEESLVNQKIHFRLPDLTTAQASFPQDGWVNIAIENLDNQRVIIPKALKIESTLGRIELPDFQITPTAMPDLRGRMASITQGRNLNQVTNLFMGFYPAEQLFINQHDDTMLQFTTTQQTYRDDEYNSNGQRYPRTKPLTLIFADGRAYYDNTKANLTFVEQRLTQPTIEKILPAYSSYNSDHKPTIFIQGENFLSPEVRQGERGTGTRTLQEIWLNNKQVWPPNGENNLTSEEKPQVYRLTKEGITKDYIAFTMPNINFDMPDREIERQLRTDMTLFLIFNDETAYQEKAVSLFRSDERLQLEKIVPLTGPEGFSMPLSIEGKGFRAEGQLPEVYIGGLPATNITVSENGTILSFKTPPLPRGEYKITVANPITKDVLTYKEPYKVKAGQDTGDPQITGVLIDGKASTEAQLRSTGGQRIRIEGAQFVVNENPRQLPELYLQNILIDETYLITPSADAIFEHGVIEFYAPPLDVSRIDRTTEATLLLIRKADARSVSHQLKLMTSSPVITSVAPPGIKVAEPGRTEAIYIYGSDLYEGMTASFYDSTNNLIVQVPQERVIAETFNSDTRPSQAVFRVEFTHEDLEKFQQAYSPNPNRNYIDLRIKNSDGKTTERQKAFILFQEGAVPEILEITTDQPNQYAEPNRASSAGGALTKIRVGNVIPEYYEDKSYWPIFYFGGIPAETLGYEKDNNNLGEAIWQVKVPTYPWPDQAIGEQAWQVDIKVVNTFYLTHSEKEKAFTYTHSYETIRLEKITPNQYQYQQGKIMEATITARPRRPGETNITAGFLKIGDQYPEVYFGSQKAQIVDKNPSQPWPRTELTVIVPQGKVGTVDLRVSNPSGSEGILPQAFTYLQSKPTIETIVPCGIDVEQENHIYLQGKDFQPGLIIRFGEESFEEVLPGNSAYDVTEDPFLVEVGAIERIAFDPITGKEIIKVRVPSLQDLFAERDHLSDSKNITVRLINVDGAKAEAPRKVKLYAGKEGPQIIEVTPNNAFSTGGERVYIKVTNLEIDYRDKRNWPSFAFGGIPVNPNRTNPTLINYPFDTTVDDSQEPIQLLQAGASKDDEWIWAVRVPAYPISSQRQEQTVDLHIINGDCISSSLEQSFTYLRSTGQIDLTTVTPRRSPVEGGIEVLIGARFTLQGDATHPVSPGFVVTEGQVPRVFFGSEEASVINVSRTELRVIAPPHRMANVDIKVINPDGRTYGLLRNAFTYADIPIIESITPASGPQEGAIVVKLKGRGFAPNAKVTFGNAQAEVKELSATEISVILPRGPVIPNDDIKISVDVTVTNQDGEFYRVEKGFTYYKDGGLPEDPPEILARVIDRNTISITWSPVNMAQAYEVEISEGNHHNYRLYEVVPAAKVQNGQFYSLVRALESQTRYAFRVRAISSAGTGPYSEVVFATTNNTRGWEGFGQAETEVLVTAEGATLMFRQGRPDGYYDLRQGLLGAAQNKAVSFSPQSQSYNTSVLLDNDNWKIIVPTQSLRFNAAHMTHSYSTIQVNQASEREAERLLISNGQRRPLTPIYEVKLTYENNNQQRFAPAIYPQPFTLSLRYNNLFNNPSNLSRPHLYWYNHNTRQWIRLESSMDSTAISATINRPGYYALFTD